Proteins from a genomic interval of Gossypium hirsutum isolate 1008001.06 chromosome A09, Gossypium_hirsutum_v2.1, whole genome shotgun sequence:
- the LOC107941009 gene encoding uncharacterized protein, which yields MEIAMIRANVQEDPEATMARFLAGLNRDIANVVELQHYLEVVDMVHMAIKVEKQLKRKGPSRGFTTPNTLKWGQGMSKGVSNSRGKELKAPPKTNKPTTEVNKGKTPESSFNQNWDIKCFKCLGRGHIASQCPNRRTMVLRADGEIETEDEEEKESKSTSEVEEDLEQPMEGELLVVKRSLSLQGMENDLQRENIFHTRCQVRGKVCSVIIDGGSCTNVASMMMVEKLGLPTTKHPSPYKLQWLNDGGELKDFQDVFPEEAPSGLPPLRGIEHQIDFVPRAVVSSDGLEVDQENVKAIREWPRPMSISQVRSFHGLESFYRRFVPNLSTLAAPLTSVIKKIPSFQWNEEQEKAFNSIKEHLTNAPLLVFPDFSKTFEIECDASGVGIEAVLTQDGRLVSYFSEKLNGATLNYPTDDKEMYALIQTVETW from the exons ATGGAAATCGCGATGATTCGCGCAAACGTGCAAGAAGACCCTGAAGCAACAATGGCACGATTCTTGGCTGGTTTAAACCGCGATATTGCCAATGTTGTCGAATTACAACACTACCTTGAAGTGGTTgacatggtccatatggccatcaaGGTAGAAAAGCAACTCAAACGAAAGGGACCCAGTCGAGGATTTACCACTCCCAACACTCTCAAATGGGGCCAAGGAATGAGTAAAGGTGTTTCCAATTCCCGAGGAAAGGAGCTCAAGGCTCCTCCGAAAACCAATAAGCCTACCACTGAAGTGAACAAAGGCAAGACACCCGAATCGTCCTTCAATCAAAATTGGGACATCAAGTGCTTTAAGTGCCTCGGGAGGGGCCACATAGCAAGTCAATGTCCTAACCGAAGGACCATGGTGTTGAGGGCTGATGGCGAGATTGAAACGGAGGACGAGGAAGAGAAAGAGTCTAAATCGACTTCTGAAGTCGAGGAGGACTTAGAACAACCTATGGAAGGAGAACTACTAGTGGTAAAGCGAAGTCTAAGTCTCCAAGGCATGGAAAATGATCTCCAACGAGAGAACATCTTCCACACCCGATGTCAAGTCAGAGGCAAAGTATGTAGTGTCATCATCGATGGAGGCAGTTGTACCAACGTAGCAAGTATGATGATGGTTGAAAAGCTTGGTCTGCCCACAACTAAGCATCCGAGCCcttacaaacttcaatggctcaatgACGGAGGAGAGCTTAAG GATTTCCAAGACGTTTTTCCAGAAGAAGCCCCGAGTGGTCTTCCACCACTTCGTGgaattgaacatcaaattgattTTGTGCCGAGAGCG GTAGTTAGTTCGGATGGACTCGAGGTGGACCAAGAAAATGTGAAGGCAATCCGAGAGTGGCCTAGACCGATGAGCATAAGCCAAGTGAGGAGCTTCCATGGCTTGGAATCCTTTTATAGGCGTTTCGTTCCTAACCTCAGCACCTTGGCCGCACCATTGACAAGTGTGATCAAGAAGATTCCATCTTTTCAATGGAACGAGGAACAAGAGAAAGCATTCAATTCTATTAAGGAGCATCTAACTAATGCTCCTTTGCTTGTTTTTCCTGACTTTTCTAAaacttttgaaattgaatgtgatgcatcaggtgttGGGATCGAAGCTGTTCTAACTCAAGATGGGAGGCTCGTTTcctattttagtgagaaattaaATGGAGCCACATTGAACTACCCGACCGACGACAAGGAAATGTACGCGCTAATTCAGACCGTAGAGACTTGGTAA